A stretch of the Nicotiana tabacum cultivar K326 chromosome 6, ASM71507v2, whole genome shotgun sequence genome encodes the following:
- the LOC107800428 gene encoding proline transporter 2 isoform X2: MTLLTFWSVIFNLLLLQVSLNSEKYFPWYQIYCLLFVKTFVICVFCLLFGKIVDSFIQVGVLLCTGLNSAYALGYAGVTMIPLGWIGGVIGLMLEAVISLYANALIAKIHEYGGKRHIRYRDLAGFIYGQKAYVVVWGLQYANLFLINIGYIILGGQALKVIW; encoded by the exons ATGACCTTACTAACCTTTTGGAGTGTAATCTTCAATCTATTACTGTTACAAGTATCTTTGAAcagtgaaaaatattttccttggtACCAAATATACTGCCTCCTGTTTGTTAAAACTTTCGTAATTTGTGTCTTTTGTCTCCTGTTTGGAAAAATTGTAGATTCATTCATTCAAGTGGGAGTTCTTTTGTGTACTGGTTTGAACAGTGCTTACGCGCTTGGATATGCTGGTGTAACCATGATACCTTTGGGATGGATTGGAGGTGTGATTGGTTTGATGTTAGAAGCAGTGATATCATTATATGCTAATGCTCTAATTGCCAAGATTCATGAATATGGGGGAAAGAGGCATATCAGATATAGAGACCTTGCTGGATTCATATATG GTCAGAAAGCTTATGTAGTTGTTTGGGGATTACAGTATGCAAATCTATTCTTGATAAATATTGGATATATCATTTTGGGTGGACAGGCATTGAAG